Proteins from one Mucilaginibacter jinjuensis genomic window:
- a CDS encoding PAS domain-containing sensor histidine kinase yields the protein MKFKTENEELKTINVSPTVMEMVAASHNELRLQKALEELHLHQAELEMQNDELRIVNEKLELQQIKFSGIYDLAPIGYYILDKAGLINEVNNAGIALFETGKSNIINTRLQSFVSVEYMDAYHVFFREMLSSGKKQRCQLKMRSRKGREFYVQMEAIAVTPVRNYLPLQCDVAVMDITERVQAEKVLAKTKERLELALEASSSGTWELELDTMKFYLDEFNYQTCAIPGGKFDGRYQTFINLIHPDDRAEVDHQFRIALNNQNSIDLVCRFDNQSGHTCFASIRGYVITEPGHPNRFVGIMMDITAKKKMEEEAVHLKHDQQRNIALATIHAEESERARISDALHDSVSQLLYGIRIKLNTLFDAEDPAEVMRNVYEMLDMAVLETRNISFELAPAILNDFGLKATIEEMAKRLSTPKMLIKTKLNRLNERLTLPLEANIFRILQELVNNAMKHSGASLITLEVKKSKSIELFISDNGKGFDVVKPEDIASGSGLSSIRNRLSLYNGFMSIESKQGAGTVVKIKLEVTPE from the coding sequence ATGAAATTCAAAACGGAGAATGAAGAACTAAAAACAATAAACGTGTCGCCCACAGTTATGGAAATGGTTGCGGCATCGCATAACGAACTGCGCCTGCAAAAAGCGCTTGAAGAATTGCATTTGCACCAGGCAGAGCTGGAGATGCAAAACGATGAGCTCCGTATCGTAAATGAAAAGCTCGAACTACAGCAGATTAAATTTTCCGGCATTTATGATTTAGCACCCATAGGCTATTATATCCTTGATAAGGCTGGTTTAATTAATGAAGTCAATAATGCCGGGATAGCTTTGTTCGAAACCGGGAAGAGCAATATTATAAACACTAGGCTGCAAAGTTTTGTGTCGGTAGAATATATGGATGCCTACCATGTTTTTTTTCGCGAAATGCTGAGTAGCGGAAAGAAACAAAGATGCCAGCTTAAAATGAGATCACGTAAAGGACGGGAATTTTATGTGCAGATGGAGGCTATTGCTGTAACCCCGGTGCGCAACTACTTACCATTGCAATGCGATGTTGCCGTGATGGATATTACAGAAAGGGTACAAGCCGAAAAGGTTTTGGCGAAAACAAAAGAGCGCCTGGAACTTGCCCTGGAAGCGTCATCATCCGGTACCTGGGAGTTGGAGCTGGATACCATGAAGTTTTATCTGGATGAATTTAATTACCAGACCTGTGCCATCCCTGGTGGAAAATTCGACGGGCGTTACCAAACATTCATTAATTTAATCCATCCGGATGATCGGGCGGAGGTTGATCACCAATTTCGGATTGCCCTTAATAATCAAAATTCAATAGACCTTGTTTGCCGCTTCGATAATCAAAGTGGGCATACTTGTTTTGCGAGTATACGAGGGTACGTAATAACAGAACCAGGGCATCCTAACAGGTTTGTTGGTATTATGATGGATATTACAGCAAAGAAGAAAATGGAAGAAGAAGCTGTTCATTTAAAACACGATCAGCAAAGAAATATAGCGCTGGCAACCATACATGCAGAAGAAAGTGAACGTGCGCGGATAAGTGACGCCCTGCATGATAGTGTTAGCCAATTATTGTATGGTATAAGGATTAAACTGAACACACTTTTTGATGCAGAAGACCCTGCAGAGGTAATGCGGAATGTTTACGAAATGCTTGATATGGCTGTACTGGAAACACGTAATATTTCTTTTGAACTGGCTCCGGCAATTCTCAATGATTTTGGCTTGAAGGCTACCATTGAAGAAATGGCCAAGCGGCTTTCCACGCCAAAGATGCTAATCAAAACCAAGCTGAATCGGTTGAACGAGCGTTTAACTTTACCGCTGGAGGCAAATATATTCCGCATATTGCAGGAACTGGTTAATAATGCCATGAAGCATTCAGGAGCGAGCCTTATAACCCTGGAAGTAAAAAAAAGTAAATCGATAGAACTTTTCATTTCAGATAACGGCAAAGGGTTCGATGTGGTTAAGCCCGAAGATATTGCGTCGGGCTCAGGGTTAAGCAGTATCAGAAACCGGTTAAGTTTATACAATGGCTTTATGAGTATAGAATCAAAACAGGGGGCTGGTACAGTGGTGAAAATCAAATTGGAGGTTACGCCTGAATAA
- a CDS encoding response regulator transcription factor, which translates to MLKSIINIILADDHLIVRGGIKAMLEKEKSFQITGEANNGLEVLQLLKTGIKANIVLVDMNMPVMSGTELIERLKSEYPDVKVIILSALDADKYVIKAFRSGACGYLLKNVSTAELIFAITQTHDYGQYICAELSSRFLKRILTIPDPITNENVQNIEFSATDIEILSLLSEGFTNQEVADKLFTSKRTVENHRQQLIDKTGSRNTIALIRFAMLNGII; encoded by the coding sequence ATGCTAAAATCCATAATCAATATTATTTTGGCGGATGACCACCTGATTGTTAGAGGAGGCATTAAAGCAATGCTTGAAAAGGAAAAATCTTTTCAAATCACGGGCGAAGCCAATAATGGTTTAGAGGTACTCCAATTGCTTAAAACCGGTATAAAAGCTAATATAGTGCTGGTTGATATGAATATGCCGGTAATGAGCGGCACAGAATTAATTGAAAGGCTTAAAAGTGAGTACCCGGATGTAAAAGTGATCATTTTAAGTGCATTGGATGCCGACAAGTATGTAATCAAGGCTTTCCGTTCTGGTGCGTGCGGCTATTTACTCAAAAATGTCAGCACGGCCGAGCTCATATTTGCCATTACGCAAACTCATGATTACGGGCAATATATCTGTGCAGAACTATCCAGCCGCTTTTTAAAACGGATACTCACCATTCCCGATCCTATTACCAACGAGAATGTACAGAACATCGAATTTTCAGCCACAGATATAGAAATTTTAAGCCTGTTATCTGAAGGGTTTACCAATCAGGAAGTTGCCGATAAATTATTCACCAGTAAGCGCACTGTCGAAAATCACCGCCAACAGCTCATCGATAAAACAGGGTCAAGAAATACTATTGCATTAATTCGTTTTGCCATGCTCAACGGCATTATTTGA
- a CDS encoding response regulator: protein MKKRILILDDDKDILDILEEILVYEDFDVAIVESTDDLCNLVRAYQPSLILLDFSLNGMDGGEWCTKLKIDPEFAHIPVIIFSAYSNKGISKGTYGCDDFIDKPFDLEDLLARINLLTVVRYSLCFKETQQAQMPLGRIAKTIAVRQGNEF, encoded by the coding sequence ATGAAAAAACGAATACTTATACTCGACGACGACAAAGACATCTTGGATATACTGGAGGAGATACTGGTATACGAGGATTTTGATGTAGCTATTGTAGAAAGCACTGATGATCTATGTAACCTGGTAAGGGCCTATCAACCTTCATTAATCCTGTTAGACTTCTCTTTAAATGGCATGGATGGTGGCGAATGGTGTACGAAATTAAAAATCGACCCGGAATTTGCACATATCCCGGTTATTATTTTTAGTGCTTATTCTAACAAAGGCATATCAAAAGGTACTTATGGTTGTGATGACTTTATTGATAAGCCTTTTGATCTTGAAGATCTATTAGCCCGCATTAATCTCTTGACGGTTGTTAGGTATTCTCTCTGCTTTAAAGAGACCCAACAAGCTCAAATGCCACTTGGGCGGATAGCTAAAACAATTGCTGTAAGACAAGGGAATGAATTTTAA
- a CDS encoding helix-turn-helix domain-containing protein, with product MIKNYITPERKVVSNIRNLREAKFYTQDYLACKLKISQNAYSKIELFKSKLTLERLFAIASILNVDVVDILTEREVEYDKMDNYGNNMASQHG from the coding sequence ATGATTAAAAATTATATAACTCCTGAACGAAAGGTAGTGTCAAATATTAGAAATTTAAGAGAAGCTAAATTTTATACACAAGATTACCTGGCCTGCAAATTAAAAATATCTCAGAATGCTTATAGTAAAATTGAGCTTTTCAAGTCTAAACTTACTTTAGAACGTTTGTTTGCCATTGCAAGTATTTTGAATGTTGACGTTGTGGATATACTAACTGAACGGGAAGTTGAATACGATAAAATGGATAATTACGGTAATAATATGGCCAGTCAGCATGGGTAA
- a CDS encoding DUF1810 domain-containing protein — translation MNNNYNLKRFLDAQARDYHIALTEIKTGQKRSHWMWYIFPQVAGLGFSEMAKHFAIKDLPEAKAYLEHPLLGQRIVEISNVLVNLPGNNATTIMGTPDDLKLFSSMTLFGLVPGADHVFSKVLKKYFDGDRDCATLQLL, via the coding sequence ATGAATAACAACTACAATTTAAAACGCTTTTTGGACGCACAGGCAAGAGACTACCACATCGCTTTAACAGAAATTAAAACAGGGCAAAAGCGTAGTCATTGGATGTGGTATATTTTCCCGCAGGTTGCTGGTCTTGGGTTTAGTGAAATGGCTAAACATTTTGCAATCAAAGATCTGCCAGAAGCTAAGGCTTATCTTGAACATCCGTTATTGGGGCAGCGAATTGTAGAGATAAGTAATGTTCTGGTAAACCTACCCGGCAACAATGCCACTACGATTATGGGTACGCCAGACGATTTGAAACTGTTTTCTTCTATGACTCTATTCGGCTTAGTACCAGGTGCTGATCATGTGTTTTCAAAAGTTTTGAAAAAATATTTTGATGGAGACAGAGACTGCGCAACGTTGCAGTTACTGTAA
- a CDS encoding DEAD/DEAH box helicase — protein MENETGQSLNMGQKALYGYQENDINQLFDKIGQSQTNYRLLYQLPTGGGKTRIFSEITSRFISKYNRKVIVLTHRVELCNQTATTLKNLGVKNKVINSALKTLSRKEAYKCFVAMVETLKNRIKEGLVNPDDIGLVIIDEAHHNSFHKLLGKFKNAIIIGVTATPFSSDINLPMRKNYDELIVGESISSLIAQGFLAKPKTWRYDVELNTLKTGIHGDFTVSTSDELYSSPAMLDLLMHAYEAHAKNKKTLIFNNGIFTSKNVHKLFSDAGYPVRHLDNHTSTAERAEILKWFKKTKGAILTSVSILTTGFDEPTIQSVILNRATTSLTLYHQMIGRGGRRLPQKKSFNIIDLGNNTDRFGEWHIPVDWQQVFERPEAFYEAMHSKTEFEAHQLPSDLRGKFPNSLQITFDVQQAYQHALDQQIKTKIVIRDSIRQHALLCADNSDTIMEALGLAEELDKEINWRVKQYCKCIGKVTKNYAEWLQQDYKTKLKLLITKIMQRRAYLQKAG, from the coding sequence ATGGAAAATGAAACGGGCCAGAGCCTGAATATGGGGCAGAAAGCGCTCTATGGCTACCAGGAAAATGATATTAATCAACTTTTCGATAAGATCGGGCAGTCTCAAACAAATTATCGCTTACTTTATCAGCTGCCAACCGGTGGCGGAAAAACACGTATTTTTTCGGAGATCACCAGCCGTTTTATCAGTAAATATAACCGTAAGGTAATTGTACTTACACACCGTGTTGAACTTTGTAACCAAACTGCCACTACATTAAAGAACTTAGGTGTTAAAAATAAGGTGATTAACAGCGCCCTGAAAACATTGAGCCGCAAAGAGGCTTACAAATGTTTTGTAGCTATGGTAGAAACACTAAAGAACCGGATAAAAGAAGGCTTGGTTAACCCTGATGACATAGGCCTGGTGATAATAGATGAGGCACATCACAATTCATTCCATAAACTTTTGGGGAAATTCAAAAATGCCATCATTATTGGCGTAACGGCTACTCCTTTTAGTTCGGACATTAATTTACCAATGCGTAAAAATTATGATGAACTGATTGTTGGCGAAAGTATCAGTTCTTTAATTGCACAAGGCTTTTTGGCAAAACCGAAAACATGGCGTTATGATGTAGAATTGAACACGTTAAAAACCGGGATACACGGAGACTTTACAGTAAGCACTTCTGATGAATTATATTCTTCACCAGCCATGCTAGACCTTTTGATGCATGCCTATGAAGCTCATGCCAAAAACAAAAAAACGCTGATCTTTAACAATGGAATTTTTACCTCAAAAAACGTTCACAAACTATTTTCAGACGCTGGTTATCCTGTACGTCATTTAGACAATCATACGTCGACTGCCGAACGTGCAGAAATACTCAAATGGTTTAAGAAAACTAAAGGCGCTATCCTGACCTCTGTATCAATCCTGACTACGGGCTTTGACGAGCCAACAATACAATCGGTTATTCTGAACCGGGCAACTACTTCGTTAACCTTATATCATCAAATGATTGGCCGAGGGGGCAGGCGTTTGCCACAAAAGAAAAGCTTCAATATTATTGACCTGGGTAATAATACAGATCGTTTTGGTGAATGGCATATACCGGTTGACTGGCAGCAGGTTTTTGAGCGTCCCGAGGCTTTTTATGAAGCAATGCACAGCAAAACCGAGTTTGAAGCACATCAATTACCATCAGACCTGCGTGGCAAATTTCCTAACAGTTTGCAAATTACATTTGATGTACAGCAGGCTTATCAGCATGCGCTGGATCAACAGATCAAAACAAAAATTGTAATTCGGGATTCGATTCGTCAACATGCGTTGCTGTGCGCAGATAATAGTGATACAATTATGGAAGCACTCGGCCTGGCGGAGGAACTGGATAAAGAAATTAACTGGAGGGTAAAGCAGTATTGTAAATGCATAGGTAAAGTGACCAAAAATTATGCAGAATGGCTACAACAGGACTATAAAACCAAACTAAAACTGCTGATTACAAAGATTATGCAGCGCCGCGCTTACTTACAAAAAGCAGGATAA
- the uvrA gene encoding excinuclease ABC subunit UvrA, translated as MGLEKKFSGFVSVRGAREHNLKNVSLEIPRDALVVFTGVSGSGKSSLAFGTLYAEAQRRYLESVSPYARRLFNQMAIPEVDEIEGLPPAVALQQQRGAASTRSSVGSVTTLSNLLRMLYSRAGEYPAGQAIIYAESFSPNTPEGACPECHGLGRVYEVTEKTMVPDDTLTIREKAIAAWPSAWQGQNQRDILTTMGIDIDTPWKDLPKKDRDWILFTEEQPVVPVYSGYSHEEIQRFIKNKRQPDYMGTFTGARRYVRHTFANTQSALMKKRVSQYMISSECPLCHGKRLRQESLAIKFAGYDIADISRLALNKLAIIFSPYASGEAQALKKMATNHPEKVVVAKRIAEDFLARLQVVLDLGLGYLTIERSTPTLSPGELQRLRLATQVRSNLFGVVYVLDEPSAGLHPADTEALLRALDKLKASGNSIFVVEHEIDVIRHADWIIDVGPAAGEKGGHILYSGLPEGLREVTASLTRHYIYDDTTKHKNDPRQPTEWLKLEGVIRNNLSGLNVAFPLGVLTSVTGVSGSGKSTLVSQVLVELVADQLGLQIDISDETGADPLEKTEVTTLGGQIVDGMKGIKRLVVVDQKPIGRTPRSNLATYTGLFDHVRKLFATTPLAKSRKYDAGQFSFNVAKGRCPHCEGEGMVMVELLFLPSVYTPCPTCGGTRYNPKTLEVKYKDKNIAEVLGLTVDEAVNFFDEEPVISRALDVVREVGLGYLRLGQPATELSGGEAQRIKLATELQRAQHGQTLYVLDEPTTGLHPSDVERLMLQLNRLVDAGNTIILVEHDMHVIASSDWVIDIGPGAGDDGGKIVAADIPMNIAKAKHSRTAPYLAKHL; from the coding sequence ATGGGTTTAGAAAAAAAGTTTTCAGGATTTGTAAGTGTACGGGGTGCAAGAGAACATAATTTAAAAAATGTGAGCCTGGAAATTCCAAGAGATGCACTGGTAGTTTTTACCGGTGTTTCGGGGTCGGGTAAATCTTCTCTTGCTTTCGGAACTTTATATGCCGAGGCTCAACGCCGTTACCTTGAATCTGTTTCTCCATACGCAAGGCGCCTATTTAACCAGATGGCTATACCAGAGGTAGATGAGATTGAAGGACTGCCACCAGCCGTTGCATTGCAACAACAGCGTGGTGCAGCTTCGACACGCTCATCTGTAGGCAGCGTAACCACACTTTCTAACTTACTAAGGATGTTGTATTCGCGCGCAGGTGAATACCCGGCCGGGCAGGCTATTATTTATGCAGAATCATTTTCGCCAAACACACCGGAAGGTGCATGCCCGGAATGCCACGGTTTAGGCCGGGTATATGAAGTGACGGAGAAAACGATGGTACCGGATGATACGCTTACAATTCGCGAAAAGGCAATTGCCGCGTGGCCGTCGGCCTGGCAGGGCCAGAACCAGCGCGATATATTAACTACCATGGGTATTGATATTGATACGCCATGGAAAGACTTGCCCAAAAAAGACCGGGACTGGATCTTGTTCACAGAAGAACAGCCGGTTGTTCCTGTTTATTCAGGATATAGCCATGAAGAAATTCAACGATTTATTAAAAATAAACGTCAGCCCGATTATATGGGCACTTTTACCGGTGCGCGGCGTTACGTTAGGCATACCTTTGCCAACACACAAAGCGCCTTAATGAAAAAGCGGGTAAGCCAATATATGATAAGCAGCGAATGCCCCCTTTGCCATGGAAAACGTCTGCGGCAAGAATCGCTGGCTATCAAGTTTGCCGGATACGATATTGCTGATATATCAAGATTGGCCCTCAATAAACTGGCTATTATTTTTTCTCCTTATGCGTCTGGTGAAGCGCAGGCTTTAAAAAAGATGGCGACTAACCACCCTGAAAAAGTAGTGGTAGCCAAAAGAATAGCTGAAGATTTTTTGGCCCGGCTGCAAGTGGTGCTTGATTTGGGTTTAGGTTACCTGACCATTGAGCGCAGTACACCTACCCTATCACCCGGCGAGCTTCAGCGGCTACGTTTAGCCACACAGGTACGATCTAACCTGTTTGGCGTGGTTTACGTGCTTGATGAACCTTCTGCAGGTTTACACCCTGCAGATACCGAGGCGCTTTTGCGTGCACTGGATAAATTGAAAGCTTCAGGAAATTCAATATTTGTGGTAGAGCACGAGATTGATGTGATACGCCACGCTGATTGGATTATAGATGTAGGCCCCGCCGCAGGCGAAAAAGGTGGCCATATTTTGTACAGCGGTTTACCCGAAGGGCTGCGGGAAGTAACTGCGTCTTTGACCAGGCACTACATTTATGATGACACTACCAAGCATAAAAATGACCCAAGGCAGCCGACTGAATGGCTAAAGCTCGAGGGTGTAATACGTAATAACCTGTCCGGTTTAAATGTGGCGTTTCCATTAGGTGTACTTACCAGCGTAACCGGCGTTTCGGGATCGGGTAAAAGCACCCTTGTTAGCCAGGTATTGGTGGAACTTGTTGCCGATCAGTTAGGTTTGCAAATTGATATATCAGACGAAACAGGAGCTGATCCATTGGAAAAGACAGAAGTAACTACTTTGGGCGGACAAATTGTGGATGGGATGAAGGGAATTAAGCGTTTAGTAGTGGTTGATCAGAAACCAATAGGCCGCACACCACGCTCTAACCTGGCTACTTATACAGGCCTTTTCGATCATGTCCGTAAGTTATTTGCTACTACGCCTTTAGCAAAGTCACGAAAATATGATGCCGGACAATTTTCTTTTAATGTAGCTAAAGGCCGCTGCCCACACTGTGAAGGTGAAGGCATGGTTATGGTTGAGCTACTGTTTTTGCCCAGTGTTTATACACCATGCCCTACCTGCGGCGGTACAAGGTACAACCCTAAAACACTGGAAGTTAAATACAAAGACAAAAACATCGCCGAGGTATTAGGCCTTACCGTTGATGAAGCTGTTAATTTTTTTGATGAAGAACCAGTGATAAGCCGCGCGTTGGACGTGGTGCGCGAAGTAGGCCTGGGTTACCTGCGATTAGGCCAGCCTGCCACAGAACTGTCTGGTGGCGAAGCACAGCGTATCAAACTGGCAACTGAATTACAGCGGGCTCAGCACGGGCAAACACTCTATGTATTAGATGAACCAACAACCGGTTTGCATCCTTCGGATGTTGAACGACTGATGTTGCAGCTTAATCGCCTGGTTGATGCCGGAAATACAATTATTTTGGTGGAACATGACATGCATGTTATCGCATCCAGTGATTGGGTAATAGATATTGGCCCGGGAGCGGGTGATGACGGCGGTAAAATCGTTGCAGCTGACATCCCTATGAATATCGCAAAGGCTAAGCACAGCAGAACAGCCCCCTATCTTGCCAAACATCTATAA
- a CDS encoding response regulator, with the protein MEILQKKILIVDDNEDVLQMLKDLLFDEGYFVEGFLGTDDIIQLANQHKPDLVIIDYLLAGINGGEYCHQIKTDATTSHIPVIMLSAHPKVLNSLGNYGSDRFISKPFSIDEVILAVKELTEK; encoded by the coding sequence ATGGAAATTTTACAAAAAAAAATATTGATTGTTGATGATAATGAAGACGTTCTACAAATGCTGAAAGACCTATTATTTGATGAGGGGTATTTCGTTGAAGGCTTTTTAGGAACTGACGATATTATCCAACTCGCTAATCAACATAAGCCAGACCTTGTTATCATAGACTATCTGCTTGCAGGTATAAATGGTGGGGAATACTGCCATCAGATTAAAACAGATGCTACAACTTCGCATATTCCTGTGATTATGCTTTCTGCCCATCCAAAGGTTCTAAATTCTTTAGGAAATTATGGTTCGGATAGATTTATCTCTAAACCGTTTTCTATTGATGAAGTTATATTGGCTGTTAAAGAGCTAACTGAAAAATAA
- a CDS encoding acyltransferase family protein, producing MPVPVQEIQTVPKTSNQHLLYLDSLRALAAIYVVIHHAVLHYYPSIKDLSEYQLTPTQSILFQFLKHGYYAVDLFIVLSGFSLMLSVIKNDYLIKGGYLKFIKRRIIRIIPPYYSAVLISLLLIWFFIKDKSGTQWDVCIPVSRVDIIRHILLIHDFYHSSFPRINDVLWSVAVEFRIYLFFPLLVYLWKKQGIMIALFTSVIISLAGSIALIYLSNGNTDINLTAPGVSPYIILFTTGMLAAEFSYSASDSTNYIKALYYNASFGKKILAPAIFLVLFILAKNLLKNVQSPNTDSIIKYLMDVLMGILFGFTLFFLSTTIQLNRNNHWVIKALSWKPLAWIGTFSYSLYLIHSPVLQLLSKYFLAPIEISTSTKSYLLIIIGTTSAIAIAYIFHVLFERPFMGLKNKPKIIPIISV from the coding sequence ATGCCGGTACCCGTCCAGGAAATTCAAACAGTACCGAAAACTTCAAACCAACATTTACTTTATCTCGATAGCTTAAGGGCATTGGCGGCAATTTATGTGGTTATCCATCATGCTGTTTTGCATTATTATCCATCAATAAAAGATCTATCTGAATACCAGCTAACACCTACCCAATCCATCCTATTTCAATTTTTAAAGCACGGCTATTATGCTGTTGATTTATTTATCGTCCTTTCCGGCTTTAGCCTCATGCTATCTGTGATTAAAAATGACTACTTGATAAAGGGAGGATATCTGAAGTTTATAAAACGGAGGATAATCAGGATAATTCCACCATACTATTCGGCTGTATTAATATCTCTACTATTAATATGGTTTTTTATAAAAGATAAAAGTGGTACACAATGGGATGTCTGTATTCCAGTCAGTCGGGTTGATATAATCAGGCATATTTTATTGATACACGATTTTTATCACTCATCTTTCCCACGAATTAATGATGTTTTATGGTCTGTTGCAGTAGAATTTAGAATTTATTTATTCTTCCCGCTATTGGTTTATCTATGGAAAAAGCAAGGCATAATGATTGCGCTTTTCACTTCTGTTATAATTTCTTTAGCAGGCTCTATAGCCCTAATTTATCTAAGTAACGGGAATACCGACATCAACTTAACCGCACCAGGTGTCAGCCCATACATCATATTATTTACCACAGGCATGTTGGCTGCAGAATTTTCTTATTCAGCCAGTGATAGTACTAATTACATCAAGGCATTATATTATAACGCCTCATTTGGAAAAAAGATACTGGCACCTGCTATCTTTCTTGTTCTGTTTATTTTGGCTAAAAACCTACTTAAAAATGTTCAATCTCCAAATACAGATTCGATCATTAAATACCTGATGGATGTTTTAATGGGCATCCTTTTCGGCTTCACTTTATTTTTCTTATCAACTACTATACAACTAAATAGAAATAATCATTGGGTAATCAAAGCACTGTCATGGAAGCCTTTGGCCTGGATTGGGACATTCTCTTATAGTTTATATTTAATACATTCACCTGTTTTGCAACTCCTGTCAAAATATTTTTTAGCGCCAATTGAAATAAGTACATCCACCAAAAGTTATTTACTAATCATTATCGGAACAACCTCAGCCATAGCAATAGCTTATATTTTCCATGTCCTGTTTGAACGGCCATTTATGGGCTTAAAAAATAAGCCTAAGATCATTCCGATTATTAGTGTCTAA
- a CDS encoding capsule assembly Wzi family protein, translating into MMLRRCALLFVVLTLIKLTVNAQTIPVGSPALDDYYRRLQLLGQTDSSASFTSRPFFPDTKNKNVFYPDSTEKGYNKRDASTSWRNKDGFNGYLLPLGIQTQINSDHPYGWNDGAMIPAKGFQTLISAGVYAQYGILTIQFRPEFVYAANSYFEDFYNKANATIGARYYDVYNNVDLPARFGTGSYTKAYWGQSSIRLNYKSFSFGLSTENLWWGPGIRNSLLMSNDAPGFKHFTLNTTKPVKTAIGCFEGQFIIGRLENSGYEPLTPGLSYFNNPLYVPKPTDWRYITGFTVSWQPKWVPGLFLGMTRSAQTYSKDLGSLGSYLPFFAPFKPVSAYEPINQRDTRSSWFTRWVWPEEHAEVYFEYGIDNNTNTVRNSLLQPNDGRAYIFGLRKLMPLSGDKGAGILVSIEATQLGETNPAKTLGLTEWYVNPYIRQGYTNLGQSLGAGIGPGANSQTLDVSWVKGLKRLGLQLERYLHNDDFYYYTFDDTGDWRRHWVDLSAALNGEWNYNNFIFNAKLMGVYSLDYQWYIDPATESAPGGPYYVPGQTKFNLQVQAGLTYRF; encoded by the coding sequence ATGATGTTGAGAAGATGTGCACTGTTATTTGTAGTGCTTACCCTGATAAAGCTGACAGTTAATGCCCAAACGATACCTGTAGGTTCACCTGCCTTAGATGATTATTACCGTCGTTTACAATTACTCGGGCAAACTGATTCTTCGGCCTCGTTTACAAGCCGTCCGTTTTTCCCTGATACTAAAAACAAGAATGTATTTTATCCCGATTCTACAGAAAAGGGTTATAATAAACGAGATGCCTCAACCTCATGGAGAAATAAAGATGGTTTTAATGGCTATTTACTGCCATTAGGAATCCAAACACAAATAAACAGCGATCATCCATACGGATGGAATGATGGCGCGATGATACCGGCTAAAGGGTTTCAAACATTAATCAGTGCCGGCGTATATGCGCAATATGGTATTTTAACCATCCAGTTCCGGCCCGAGTTTGTATATGCCGCTAACAGCTATTTCGAAGATTTTTATAATAAAGCCAATGCCACTATTGGCGCCCGCTATTACGACGTATACAACAATGTAGATTTACCGGCCAGATTCGGCACCGGTAGTTATACCAAAGCATACTGGGGCCAAAGTAGTATCAGGTTAAACTATAAATCATTTTCGTTCGGTTTATCTACCGAAAATTTATGGTGGGGCCCAGGCATTCGCAATTCTTTATTAATGAGTAACGATGCACCGGGGTTTAAGCACTTCACTTTAAATACAACTAAACCCGTTAAAACAGCTATTGGCTGTTTTGAAGGCCAGTTTATTATTGGGCGTTTAGAAAATTCGGGTTACGAACCTTTAACACCCGGCCTTTCTTATTTTAATAATCCTTTATATGTACCCAAACCTACAGACTGGCGCTATATAACAGGTTTTACTGTGTCATGGCAACCCAAATGGGTTCCGGGTTTATTTTTAGGGATGACGCGTAGTGCCCAAACTTACAGCAAAGACCTGGGAAGTTTAGGAAGTTACCTACCTTTCTTTGCTCCATTTAAACCGGTAAGTGCCTATGAGCCAATAAACCAGCGCGACACCAGAAGTTCGTGGTTTACACGGTGGGTATGGCCTGAAGAACATGCCGAAGTTTATTTTGAATACGGGATAGATAATAACACCAATACCGTACGTAACAGTTTATTGCAACCTAATGATGGCAGAGCCTACATATTTGGCCTTAGGAAACTTATGCCATTAAGCGGCGACAAAGGTGCTGGTATTTTAGTGAGTATAGAGGCTACACAATTGGGAGAAACTAACCCCGCTAAGACGTTGGGTCTTACCGAATGGTATGTTAATCCGTATATCAGGCAAGGATATACCAACTTAGGTCAATCACTGGGGGCCGGTATAGGGCCGGGCGCCAACTCACAAACATTAGATGTGAGCTGGGTGAAGGGTTTAAAGCGATTGGGTTTGCAGCTTGAACGTTATTTGCATAACGATGATTTTTACTACTATACTTTTGACGACACAGGGGACTGGAGACGGCATTGGGTTGACCTGAGCGCTGCATTAAACGGCGAATGGAATTACAACAATTTCATATTCAATGCCAAGTTAATGGGTGTATACTCATTAGATTATCAGTGGTATATCGATCCGGCAACAGAATCAGCACCAGGCGGGCCATATTATGTGCCAGGCCAAACCAAATTTAATTTACAAGTACAGGCAGGTTTAACTTATAGATTTTAA